One Strigops habroptila isolate Jane chromosome 19, bStrHab1.2.pri, whole genome shotgun sequence genomic window carries:
- the PPP1R9B gene encoding neurabin-2 isoform X1 → MLRTEAGGGGSPSGAAPGGGGLRSASPHRNAYEATIQALAPTKEADGEDGKKSRGKKYGSNVHRIKNMFLQMGTAPGPEGACDLAKAKEKPVRLSLPRAGSLSESMDQGNLLKLGTSVSERVSRFDSKPDKPFSKLQETRKIFERSPQEKATTTKLLLRKERAGFQDRKLDVVVRFNGSTESLDKLDTEAVSPTVSQLSAVFEKADLRNNLHKAQGRAGGPLSTKVVGKRPRVFLPSTEAGRPGDGHAAQPRARPPEEEKTAGKSARLAEKEPSAPRVQEVCKIKPVEVEESGEAEKEEASAVAEPVPMRQPAKGSEDLAPITPRLDRGSGVAAGEEGVKGEQAEEGDAYEEAKKEDFSEGDLVDISAYSGLGEDSGGSGLEEEEEAEGLYEPESGCVEIPGLSEEEEPVPNRKIQFSTAPIQVFSTYSNEDYDRRNEDVDPMAASAEYELEKRVERLDLFPVELEKDSEGLGISIIGMGAGADMGLEKLGIFVKTVTEGGAAHRDGRIQVNDLIVEVDGTSLVGVTQSFAASVLRNTKGRVRFLIGREKPGEQSEVAQLIQQTLEQERWQREMIEQRYTQYTEDDEETGEYATDEEEEMSPMFPSGEMAIEVFELAENEDTLLPVEMDPEKLVHKFKELQIKHAVTEAEIQQLKRKLQNLEQEKARWRAEKARLEQSVEENKERMEKLEGYWMEAQNLCQAVDEHLKETQAQYQTLERKYSKAKRLIKEYQQKEIEFLKKETAQRRVLEESELAHKEEMEKLQEKISELEAKLQTLKNSNPT, encoded by the exons ATGCTGAGGACAGAGGCAGGCGGCGGGGGGTCCCCCTCCGGGGCAGCGCCGGGCGGCGGGGGTCTCCGGAGCGCGTCCCCGCACCGCAATGCCTACGAGGCCACCATCCAGGCCCTGGCGCCCACAAAGGAGGCCGATGGTGAAGATGGCAAGAAAAGCCGGGGTAAGAAGTATGGCTCCAACGTTCATCGCATCAAGAACATGTTCCTGCAGATGGGGACGGCGCCCGGCCCCGAGGGCGCCTGCGACCTGGCCAAGGCCAAGGAGAAGCCGGTCCGTCTGTCCTTGCCCCGGGCTGGCAGCCTCAGCGAGAGCATGGACCAGGGCAACCTCCTCAAGCTGGGCACCAGCGTCTCCGAGAGGGTCAGCCGCTTTGACTCCAAACCCGACAAACCCTTCTCCAAGCTGCAGGAGACCCGTAAGATCTTTGAGAGGAGCCCACAGGAGAaagccaccaccaccaagcTCTTGCTACGTAAGGAACGAGCTGGTTTCCAGGACCGTAAGCTGGACGTGGTGGTGAGGTTCAATGGCAGCACCGAGTCCTTGGACAAGCTGGACACTGAAGCCGTCTCGCCCACTGTCAGCCAGCTCAGTGCTGTCTTCGAGAAGGCCGACCTCCGGAACAACCTCCACAAGGCGCAGGGGCGAGCGGGAGGGCCGCTCAGCACCAAGGTGGTGGGCAAGCGACCCCGGGTCTTCTTGCCGAGCACTGAGGCTGGCCGGCCGGGTGATGGCCATGCTGCCCAGCCCCGCGCCCGGCcaccagaggaggagaagaCAGCGGGGAAGAGCGCCCGACTGGCAGAGAAGGAGCCATCTGCCCCTCGGGTGCAGGAGGTCTGCAAGATCAAGCCggtggaggtggaggagagCGGTGAGGCCGAGAAGGAGGAGGCATCGGCAGTGGCGGAACCGGTGCCCATGCGCCAGCCGGCCAAGGGGTCCGAGGACCTGGCGCCCATCACCCCCCGCCTGGACAGGGGCTCTGGTGTGGCCGCGGGTGAGGAGGGCGTCAAGGGTGAGCAGGCGGAGGAAGGCGATGCCTACGAGGAGGCCAAGAAGGAGGACTTCTCCGAGGGGGACCTGGTGGACATAAGTGCCTACAGTGGGCTCGGGGAGGACTCGGGGGGCAGcgggctggaggaggaggaggaggccgAAGGGCTCTATGAGCCCGAGTCAGGTTGTGTGGAGATCCCAGGGCTATCGGAGGAAGAGGAGCCCGTCCCCAACCGCAAGATCCAGTTCAGCACAGCTCCCATCCAG GTCTTCAGCACTTACTCCAACGAAGACTACGACCGCCGCAATGAAGATGTTGACCCCATGGCTGCATCGGCTGAGTATGAGCTGGAGAAGAGGGTGGAGCGACTTGACCTCTTCCCTGTGGAGCTGGAGAAAG ACTCGGAAGGGCTGGGGATCAGCATCATCGGCATGGGCGCGGGGGCCGACATGGGTCTGGAGAAGCTGGGCATCTTCGTCAAGACGGTGACGGAGGGGGGGGCTGCCCACAGGGATGGCAG GATCCAGGTAAATGATCTCATTGTGGAGGTGGATGGTACCAGCCTGGTTGGGGTGACGCAAAGCTTTGCCGCCTCCGTCCTCAGGAACACCAAGGGCCGTGTCCG GTTCCTCATTGGGCGGGAGAAGCCAGGGGAGCAGAGCGAGGTGGCACAGCTGATCCAGcagacactggaacaggagCGGTGGCAGCGGGAGATGATCGAGCAGCGCTACACCCAGTACACCGAGGATGACGAGGAG ACGGGCGAGTACGCCAcggatgaggaggaggagatgagcCCCATGTTCCCCAGCGGCGAGATGGCCATCGAGGTGTTCGAGCTGGCTGAGAATGAGGACACGCTCTTGCCCGTGGAGATGGACCCTGAAAAGCTGGTGCACAAGTTCAAGGAG CTCCAGATCAAACATGCCGTCACTGAGGCTGAGATCCAGCAGCTGAAGAGGAAG CTGCAGAacctggagcaggagaaggcGCGCTGGCGGGCAGAGAAGGCCCGGCTGGAGCAGAGTGTGGAGGAGAACAAGGAGCGGATGGAGAAGCTGGAGGGGTACTGGATGGAGGCACAGAACCTCTGCCAGGCCGTGGATGAGCACCTCAAGGAGACTCAGGCGCAGTACCAGACCCTGGAGCGCAAGTACAGCAAGGCCAAGAGGCTCATCAAGGAGTACCAGCAAAA GGAGATCGAGTTCCTCAAGAAGGAGACAGCGCAGCGGCGGGTGCTGGAGGAGTCGGAGCTGGCGCAcaaggaggagatggagaaacTGCAGGAGAAG atcTCCGAACTGGAGGCCAAGCTGCAGACTTTGAAAAATTCCAACCCGACTTAA
- the PPP1R9B gene encoding neurabin-2 isoform X2: protein MLRTEAGGGGSPSGAAPGGGGLRSASPHRNAYEATIQALAPTKEADGEDGKKSRGKKYGSNVHRIKNMFLQMGTAPGPEGACDLAKAKEKPVRLSLPRAGSLSESMDQGNLLKLGTSVSERVSRFDSKPDKPFSKLQETRKIFERSPQEKATTTKLLLRKERAGFQDRKLDVVVRFNGSTESLDKLDTEAVSPTVSQLSAVFEKADLRNNLHKAQGRAGGPLSTKVVGKRPRVFLPSTEAGRPGDGHAAQPRARPPEEEKTAGKSARLAEKEPSAPRVQEVCKIKPVEVEESGEAEKEEASAVAEPVPMRQPAKGSEDLAPITPRLDRGSGVAAGEEGVKGEQAEEGDAYEEAKKEDFSEGDLVDISAYSGLGEDSGGSGLEEEEEAEGLYEPESGCVEIPGLSEEEEPVPNRKIQFSTAPIQVFSTYSNEDYDRRNEDVDPMAASAEYELEKRVERLDLFPVELEKDSEGLGISIIGMGAGADMGLEKLGIFVKTVTEGGAAHRDGRIQVNDLIVEVDGTSLVGVTQSFAASVLRNTKGRVRFLIGREKPGEQSEVAQLIQQTLEQERWQREMIEQRYTQYTEDDEETGEYATDEEEEMSPMFPSGEMAIEVFELAENEDTLLPVEMDPEKLVHKFKELQIKHAVTEAEIQQLKRKNLEQEKARWRAEKARLEQSVEENKERMEKLEGYWMEAQNLCQAVDEHLKETQAQYQTLERKYSKAKRLIKEYQQKEIEFLKKETAQRRVLEESELAHKEEMEKLQEKISELEAKLQTLKNSNPT from the exons ATGCTGAGGACAGAGGCAGGCGGCGGGGGGTCCCCCTCCGGGGCAGCGCCGGGCGGCGGGGGTCTCCGGAGCGCGTCCCCGCACCGCAATGCCTACGAGGCCACCATCCAGGCCCTGGCGCCCACAAAGGAGGCCGATGGTGAAGATGGCAAGAAAAGCCGGGGTAAGAAGTATGGCTCCAACGTTCATCGCATCAAGAACATGTTCCTGCAGATGGGGACGGCGCCCGGCCCCGAGGGCGCCTGCGACCTGGCCAAGGCCAAGGAGAAGCCGGTCCGTCTGTCCTTGCCCCGGGCTGGCAGCCTCAGCGAGAGCATGGACCAGGGCAACCTCCTCAAGCTGGGCACCAGCGTCTCCGAGAGGGTCAGCCGCTTTGACTCCAAACCCGACAAACCCTTCTCCAAGCTGCAGGAGACCCGTAAGATCTTTGAGAGGAGCCCACAGGAGAaagccaccaccaccaagcTCTTGCTACGTAAGGAACGAGCTGGTTTCCAGGACCGTAAGCTGGACGTGGTGGTGAGGTTCAATGGCAGCACCGAGTCCTTGGACAAGCTGGACACTGAAGCCGTCTCGCCCACTGTCAGCCAGCTCAGTGCTGTCTTCGAGAAGGCCGACCTCCGGAACAACCTCCACAAGGCGCAGGGGCGAGCGGGAGGGCCGCTCAGCACCAAGGTGGTGGGCAAGCGACCCCGGGTCTTCTTGCCGAGCACTGAGGCTGGCCGGCCGGGTGATGGCCATGCTGCCCAGCCCCGCGCCCGGCcaccagaggaggagaagaCAGCGGGGAAGAGCGCCCGACTGGCAGAGAAGGAGCCATCTGCCCCTCGGGTGCAGGAGGTCTGCAAGATCAAGCCggtggaggtggaggagagCGGTGAGGCCGAGAAGGAGGAGGCATCGGCAGTGGCGGAACCGGTGCCCATGCGCCAGCCGGCCAAGGGGTCCGAGGACCTGGCGCCCATCACCCCCCGCCTGGACAGGGGCTCTGGTGTGGCCGCGGGTGAGGAGGGCGTCAAGGGTGAGCAGGCGGAGGAAGGCGATGCCTACGAGGAGGCCAAGAAGGAGGACTTCTCCGAGGGGGACCTGGTGGACATAAGTGCCTACAGTGGGCTCGGGGAGGACTCGGGGGGCAGcgggctggaggaggaggaggaggccgAAGGGCTCTATGAGCCCGAGTCAGGTTGTGTGGAGATCCCAGGGCTATCGGAGGAAGAGGAGCCCGTCCCCAACCGCAAGATCCAGTTCAGCACAGCTCCCATCCAG GTCTTCAGCACTTACTCCAACGAAGACTACGACCGCCGCAATGAAGATGTTGACCCCATGGCTGCATCGGCTGAGTATGAGCTGGAGAAGAGGGTGGAGCGACTTGACCTCTTCCCTGTGGAGCTGGAGAAAG ACTCGGAAGGGCTGGGGATCAGCATCATCGGCATGGGCGCGGGGGCCGACATGGGTCTGGAGAAGCTGGGCATCTTCGTCAAGACGGTGACGGAGGGGGGGGCTGCCCACAGGGATGGCAG GATCCAGGTAAATGATCTCATTGTGGAGGTGGATGGTACCAGCCTGGTTGGGGTGACGCAAAGCTTTGCCGCCTCCGTCCTCAGGAACACCAAGGGCCGTGTCCG GTTCCTCATTGGGCGGGAGAAGCCAGGGGAGCAGAGCGAGGTGGCACAGCTGATCCAGcagacactggaacaggagCGGTGGCAGCGGGAGATGATCGAGCAGCGCTACACCCAGTACACCGAGGATGACGAGGAG ACGGGCGAGTACGCCAcggatgaggaggaggagatgagcCCCATGTTCCCCAGCGGCGAGATGGCCATCGAGGTGTTCGAGCTGGCTGAGAATGAGGACACGCTCTTGCCCGTGGAGATGGACCCTGAAAAGCTGGTGCACAAGTTCAAGGAG CTCCAGATCAAACATGCCGTCACTGAGGCTGAGATCCAGCAGCTGAAGAGGAAG AacctggagcaggagaaggcGCGCTGGCGGGCAGAGAAGGCCCGGCTGGAGCAGAGTGTGGAGGAGAACAAGGAGCGGATGGAGAAGCTGGAGGGGTACTGGATGGAGGCACAGAACCTCTGCCAGGCCGTGGATGAGCACCTCAAGGAGACTCAGGCGCAGTACCAGACCCTGGAGCGCAAGTACAGCAAGGCCAAGAGGCTCATCAAGGAGTACCAGCAAAA GGAGATCGAGTTCCTCAAGAAGGAGACAGCGCAGCGGCGGGTGCTGGAGGAGTCGGAGCTGGCGCAcaaggaggagatggagaaacTGCAGGAGAAG atcTCCGAACTGGAGGCCAAGCTGCAGACTTTGAAAAATTCCAACCCGACTTAA